A genome region from Bacteroidota bacterium includes the following:
- a CDS encoding TusE/DsrC/DsvC family sulfur relay protein, translating to MEKLIGHSNVTVNEEGYLANFTQWSKEIAEEIAKESGIALTPRHWEVLNYLQTEFKQGHPLSIRAIGKSGVVDIKEFYALFPGGPLKISTKIAGIPKPASCL from the coding sequence ATGGAAAAGCTCATCGGACATTCGAACGTTACCGTCAATGAAGAAGGCTATCTCGCGAACTTCACGCAGTGGAGCAAAGAGATCGCCGAAGAGATCGCGAAGGAATCGGGCATTGCGCTCACTCCGCGTCACTGGGAAGTGTTGAACTACCTCCAAACCGAATTCAAGCAAGGTCATCCCTTAAGCATCCGTGCCATCGGGAAGAGCGGCGTTGTGGACATCAAAGAGTTCTACGCCCTCTTCCCCGGCGGCCCACTGAAGATCTCGACGAAGATCGCAGGCATCCCGAAACCGGCAAGCTGCCTGTAA
- a CDS encoding ATP-binding protein, with protein sequence MLLKNIKSKERDAILQSLKAGVVPRLGIQYIQVGRINEIQALLADINRITDNGSGIRFIIGQYGSGKTFFLQLVRNIALEKGLVTIHADLNPQRRLNASGGEARSLYTELMRNISTRTKPDGAAMQSIVEKFINTAMVESSASGASIDSIINARLAALMEMVGGYDFASVISSYWKGHDTGNDQLKTDAIRWLRAEFTTKTDARKALGVRVIVDDDNVYDMLKLMSVFVRLAGYSGLMVGLDEMVNLFKIGNSKSRVANYEQILRYLNDSLQGLSSGLLFLMCGTPEFLMDPRKGLYSYEALQSRLAENSFAKTAGVIDYSAPVIRLANLSQEDMYVLLRNILGVFYTAPDMRSTFPEEAIKTFMEHCSKRIGEAYFRTPRNTVKAFVDMLFVLEQNPQLKVEDLIGQVAIDKDDGSKLDFGDGELVASDEDDELMTLKI encoded by the coding sequence ATCCTACTCAAGAATATCAAATCGAAAGAACGCGACGCTATACTACAGTCGCTCAAAGCTGGGGTAGTCCCGCGTCTTGGAATCCAGTATATCCAAGTTGGACGCATTAACGAAATTCAGGCATTGTTGGCAGATATTAACAGGATTACCGACAATGGGTCTGGAATCCGTTTTATTATCGGTCAATACGGAAGTGGGAAAACTTTTTTTCTTCAACTTGTACGTAATATAGCACTTGAAAAAGGACTTGTCACGATCCATGCCGACTTAAACCCTCAGCGTCGCCTCAATGCGTCCGGCGGCGAAGCTCGAAGTCTTTATACGGAATTGATGCGGAACATATCAACTCGCACAAAACCAGATGGTGCGGCAATGCAAAGTATTGTTGAGAAGTTTATCAATACTGCCATGGTGGAAAGTAGTGCGAGTGGAGCAAGTATCGATTCCATAATCAATGCTCGGCTGGCGGCACTTATGGAAATGGTTGGGGGGTATGATTTTGCATCAGTGATCAGTAGCTATTGGAAAGGACACGATACTGGAAACGATCAATTAAAAACGGATGCCATTCGCTGGCTCAGAGCGGAATTCACGACAAAAACAGACGCGCGAAAAGCACTCGGTGTACGAGTGATCGTAGATGACGACAACGTTTATGATATGCTGAAGCTCATGTCTGTTTTTGTACGTCTTGCCGGTTACTCGGGTTTGATGGTTGGTTTAGACGAAATGGTAAACCTGTTCAAAATTGGCAATAGCAAATCGAGAGTCGCTAATTATGAACAGATCCTACGTTATTTGAACGATAGTTTGCAAGGTCTTTCTTCCGGCCTACTCTTTCTCATGTGTGGTACACCTGAATTCTTGATGGACCCAAGAAAAGGCCTGTATTCGTATGAGGCACTCCAGTCACGGCTTGCGGAAAATTCTTTCGCGAAGACTGCCGGAGTAATTGATTACAGCGCGCCGGTCATTCGGCTTGCCAATCTCAGCCAGGAAGACATGTATGTATTGCTGAGGAATATCCTAGGGGTATTTTATACAGCTCCTGACATGCGAAGCACTTTCCCAGAGGAAGCGATCAAGACCTTCATGGAACATTGTTCGAAACGAATCGGTGAAGCATACTTTAGAACCCCGCGTAACACAGTTAAAGCCTTCGTCGACATGCTATTCGTATTGGAACAGAACCCTCAATTGAAAGTTGAAGACCTCATAGGCCAAGTAGCGATAGATAAAGATGACGGGTCAAAACTTGACTTCGGCGATGGCGAATTAGTTGCCTCCGATGAAGACGACGAATTAATGACGCTGAAGATTTGA
- a CDS encoding ABC transporter ATP-binding protein, with amino-acid sequence MAQEEELLGKAYDAKLMKRLLRYLRPYWWQVSAAIFVTIAVSALGPFRVDLLRVGLMNCLSDKNLDGITTTVLLLTATVVAQAFVQYIQTILTQWIGQQTIYAVRRELFAKLQELSLRFYDKNPVGRLVTRLTSDVEVLNELFSSGIVMIFADVFVILWIWIFMFKTNWQLALMALGVFPFLLVATSIFRKKARESYRDVRLLVAKMNSFLNEHVGGIITVQLFGRERRTITDFDKINRDHADANIRSIFYYAVFFPGIELLSAVSFALIIWYGGTQVLNIVPSVKAAYLIPTMIAFFQYTEMFFRPLRDLADKYNVLQSAMASSERVFKLLDDDTVVASPAVAAPLGQARGEIEFKNVSFAYNSDEYILRNISFHVKPGETVAFVGATGAGKSSITNLITRFYEFQQGEILIDGKDIRTLDPHELRRNIAIVLQDVFLFSSDVLTNITLGNPNISEEQAVKAAMTTGADPFIQRLPRGYQTHVKERGAILSVGEKQLLSFSRALAYDPRILILDEATSSIDTESEILIQRAIDKLLEGRTSIVIAHRLSTIQKADKIIVMHKGEIREMGTHNELLSMNGIYRTLYELQYKEQEIAKAA; translated from the coding sequence ATGGCTCAGGAAGAAGAATTATTAGGAAAGGCCTACGACGCGAAATTGATGAAGCGGCTGCTGCGGTATTTGCGGCCGTATTGGTGGCAGGTCTCGGCGGCGATCTTCGTGACGATCGCCGTCTCTGCGCTTGGTCCATTCCGTGTAGACTTGTTGCGTGTCGGCTTGATGAACTGTCTGTCAGATAAGAATCTCGATGGCATTACGACCACGGTACTTCTCCTGACTGCTACGGTGGTTGCACAAGCGTTCGTCCAATACATACAAACCATACTAACGCAATGGATCGGGCAACAAACGATCTACGCTGTTCGTCGAGAGCTTTTCGCTAAGCTCCAGGAGCTTTCATTACGGTTCTATGATAAGAATCCAGTTGGTCGACTTGTTACAAGGCTCACCAGCGATGTTGAGGTATTGAACGAACTATTCAGTTCAGGGATCGTGATGATCTTCGCTGATGTCTTTGTCATTCTCTGGATATGGATATTTATGTTCAAGACGAACTGGCAGCTTGCACTGATGGCATTAGGTGTCTTTCCCTTCTTGCTTGTTGCAACGTCCATCTTCCGCAAGAAAGCGCGCGAGAGCTACCGTGACGTTCGGTTGCTAGTAGCGAAGATGAACTCATTTCTGAATGAACATGTCGGTGGGATCATCACCGTGCAGCTATTCGGCCGCGAGCGCCGCACGATTACCGACTTCGATAAGATCAATCGTGACCATGCGGATGCGAACATTCGTTCAATCTTTTACTACGCAGTATTTTTCCCTGGCATCGAACTGCTTTCTGCAGTGTCATTCGCTCTAATCATTTGGTACGGCGGCACACAGGTCCTGAATATCGTTCCATCGGTGAAGGCCGCCTACTTAATTCCTACAATGATCGCGTTCTTTCAGTACACCGAAATGTTCTTCCGCCCGTTGCGCGACCTGGCGGATAAGTACAACGTGCTGCAATCGGCGATGGCCTCGAGCGAGCGTGTCTTCAAGCTGCTCGACGACGACACCGTCGTCGCCTCGCCTGCTGTTGCAGCGCCGCTTGGCCAGGCACGGGGCGAGATCGAGTTCAAGAACGTATCGTTCGCCTATAACAGCGACGAGTATATTCTGCGCAACATCTCGTTTCATGTCAAGCCCGGCGAGACCGTCGCATTCGTCGGCGCGACCGGCGCGGGAAAATCGAGCATCACGAACCTTATCACCCGCTTCTACGAATTCCAGCAAGGCGAGATCCTCATCGACGGCAAGGATATTCGCACGCTCGACCCGCACGAACTTCGTCGCAATATTGCCATCGTGCTGCAGGATGTATTCTTGTTTTCTTCCGATGTGCTCACGAACATCACTCTCGGCAACCCGAACATCAGCGAAGAGCAAGCCGTGAAAGCCGCGATGACAACGGGCGCAGATCCGTTCATTCAGCGGTTGCCGCGCGGCTACCAGACACATGTGAAGGAGCGCGGCGCGATCCTTTCCGTCGGCGAGAAGCAGTTGCTCTCGTTTTCACGCGCGTTGGCCTACGATCCGCGCATTCTCATACTCGACGAAGCGACGTCGAGCATCGATACCGAATCGGAGATACTCATCCAGCGCGCCATCGACAAACTGCTCGAAGGCCGCACGTCGATCGTTATCGCACACAGATTGTCGACCATCCAGAAAGCCGATAAGATCATCGTCATGCACAAAGGCGAGATCCGCGAGATGGGCACGCACAACGAGCTGCTCTCTATGAACGGCATCTATCGTACGCTCTACGAATTGCAATACAAAGAGCAAGAGATCGCGAAGGCAGCATAA
- a CDS encoding PGPGW domain-containing protein — protein sequence MTNNRIINLTVGWSFILLGIAGSVLPVLQGFLFFVVGLLFLSREYHWAHRLLEWLKQWTAKRLPRAYKVFDAAEQFLIREVERMTHEPGYLLRRSWIILAVLVGLGLIGWLLESLVVWLWRLVR from the coding sequence ATGACCAACAACCGGATCATTAATCTCACCGTCGGATGGTCGTTCATCCTGCTCGGCATTGCGGGGTCGGTGTTGCCGGTGTTGCAGGGATTTCTGTTCTTCGTGGTCGGGCTACTCTTTCTCTCTCGCGAATACCACTGGGCACACCGGTTGCTCGAATGGCTGAAGCAATGGACTGCCAAACGGTTGCCGCGCGCATACAAGGTCTTCGATGCGGCGGAGCAATTCCTCATCCGGGAGGTTGAACGGATGACGCACGAGCCGGGATATCTGCTGCGTCGGTCTTGGATCATCCTCGCTGTGCTCGTCGGGCTCGGCCTCATTGGCTGGCTGCTTGAGTCGTTGGTGGTGTGGTTGTGGAGGTTGGTGCGTTAA
- a CDS encoding NAD(P)/FAD-dependent oxidoreductase: MKRLLILGAGTAGTMMANHLRRELWKDEWAIDIIDEREIHYYQPGFLFLPFDIYQPDEIIKTIDEFIPDGVNRISGKIDRVDATSNLVRMTDGSAYPYDVLIVATGCKIAPEETPGMLGPEWHKSIYDFYTFEGALALRDKLRDWKGGKLVMHITEMPIKCPVAPLEFSFLADSFFKHKHMRDDVSITFVTPLSGAFTKPRCTESLTHLLHEKGIDIVTDFAVEHIDQDQKKLYDYGGKEVEYDLLVTIPTNKGDEVMARSGLGDDLNFVPTNRATLQSLAHENIFVIGDASNVPASKAGSVAHFEAEILTENILRYTRGEPLKEEFDGHANCFIETGEGKALLIDFNYTHEPVEGTFPFPGVGPLRLMKESRMNHMGKMAFKWVYWNMLLKGTHIPFVSATMQEAGKNF; the protein is encoded by the coding sequence ATGAAACGCTTGCTCATTCTCGGTGCAGGTACTGCAGGAACAATGATGGCGAACCACCTCCGCCGGGAGTTGTGGAAGGACGAATGGGCCATCGACATCATTGACGAACGAGAGATTCATTACTACCAGCCCGGCTTCCTCTTTCTACCGTTCGATATCTATCAGCCGGATGAGATCATCAAGACCATCGACGAATTCATCCCCGACGGAGTCAATCGCATTTCGGGGAAGATCGATCGGGTCGATGCAACGAGCAATCTCGTCCGCATGACAGACGGGTCGGCATACCCATACGACGTATTGATCGTCGCCACCGGCTGCAAGATCGCACCGGAAGAGACGCCGGGCATGCTGGGGCCCGAGTGGCACAAGTCCATCTACGACTTCTATACCTTCGAGGGCGCGCTCGCCCTGCGCGACAAACTCCGCGACTGGAAAGGCGGCAAGCTCGTGATGCACATTACCGAGATGCCGATCAAGTGTCCCGTCGCGCCGCTCGAATTCTCGTTTCTGGCAGATTCGTTCTTCAAGCATAAACACATGCGCGACGACGTAAGCATCACGTTCGTCACGCCGCTCTCCGGGGCGTTCACGAAGCCACGGTGCACCGAATCGCTGACACATCTGCTCCACGAGAAAGGCATCGACATCGTCACCGACTTCGCGGTCGAACACATCGATCAGGACCAAAAGAAGCTCTACGATTACGGCGGGAAAGAAGTCGAGTACGATCTGCTGGTCACGATCCCGACGAACAAAGGCGACGAAGTCATGGCCCGCTCGGGGCTCGGTGACGATCTCAACTTCGTGCCGACCAATCGCGCGACACTGCAATCGCTTGCCCACGAGAACATCTTCGTCATTGGCGACGCGTCGAACGTGCCGGCGTCGAAAGCAGGATCGGTCGCTCACTTCGAGGCCGAGATCCTGACCGAGAACATCCTCCGCTACACGCGAGGCGAACCCCTGAAGGAAGAGTTCGACGGACACGCCAACTGCTTCATCGAGACCGGTGAAGGCAAGGCGCTGCTGATCGACTTCAATTACACTCACGAACCGGTCGAAGGCACCTTCCCCTTCCCGGGCGTCGGACCGCTTCGCCTGATGAAGGAAAGCCGCATGAACCACATGGGCAAGATGGCCTTCAAGTGGGTGTACTGGAACATGCTACTCAAAGGGACACACATCCCGTTCGTCTCGGCGACAATGCAGGAAGCCGGAAAGAATTTCTAA
- a CDS encoding glycosyltransferase yields the protein MAILKGFFALLRMTRWWVVANSEYQSTPNGVAYLPTRMPTTELFALIAAAISMIVWQVFALRAAYHGTSIRQLRDVSIPQPATYPKLSVIVTARNEERMMEHDLQSLVSLSYPDIEFIVVNDRSSDRTGEIIDRFAKQDERIKPIHISELPDGWLGKVNALNVATAQATGDFFLFTDADIRFEHDVLERAVALCEAEQLDHLSMLPADRSQGDRLLLPLFVLAFGALFLVRTKARHIGKKGSMAFTGVGAFNLVRRSAFERTPGFEWLKMEVIDDGGLGQMLKAHGAHSALLGADGLLSFEWYGDLKEAIKGLEKNAFAGFANYSYFKGIGMVLAMWAIVLLPPVVAIALGSPMLLSVYVFCYFVLPWLVAASMKKTLQTRPLFVALMPVGYFFVSLAVANSVWRVWRDGGIRWRDTFYPLAALRSGKRVRL from the coding sequence GTGGCGATCCTCAAGGGATTCTTCGCTTTGCTCAGAATGACGCGTTGGTGGGTGGTTGCGAATTCTGAATACCAATCCACTCCGAACGGTGTTGCGTACCTTCCGACACGAATGCCGACGACCGAACTCTTCGCCCTCATAGCTGCCGCGATCTCGATGATCGTGTGGCAAGTGTTCGCCCTGCGTGCAGCGTATCATGGAACGTCGATCAGGCAGTTGCGCGACGTGAGCATTCCACAGCCGGCTACCTATCCGAAGTTATCGGTCATCGTCACGGCGCGTAACGAAGAGCGAATGATGGAGCACGACCTTCAGTCTCTTGTCTCGCTGAGCTATCCGGATATCGAGTTCATCGTCGTCAACGACCGCTCGAGCGACCGCACCGGCGAAATCATCGACCGCTTCGCGAAGCAGGACGAACGCATCAAGCCGATCCATATCAGCGAGCTTCCCGATGGCTGGCTCGGCAAGGTGAATGCACTGAACGTTGCGACTGCTCAAGCGACCGGCGACTTCTTCCTCTTCACCGATGCCGATATCCGCTTCGAACACGACGTGCTCGAACGAGCCGTCGCGCTGTGCGAGGCCGAGCAGCTCGATCATCTTTCGATGCTTCCCGCCGACCGCTCGCAAGGCGATCGCCTTCTGCTGCCGCTCTTTGTACTCGCGTTCGGTGCGTTGTTTCTCGTCCGTACGAAAGCGCGACATATCGGAAAGAAGGGAAGCATGGCATTTACCGGGGTAGGCGCGTTTAATCTTGTTCGTCGCTCTGCATTCGAACGCACGCCTGGGTTCGAGTGGCTGAAGATGGAGGTCATCGACGACGGCGGACTCGGACAAATGCTCAAAGCGCATGGCGCACACTCCGCACTCCTCGGCGCCGACGGCTTGCTGTCGTTCGAATGGTACGGCGATCTGAAGGAAGCAATCAAAGGACTTGAGAAGAACGCATTCGCCGGGTTTGCAAATTACTCGTATTTCAAAGGTATCGGCATGGTCCTTGCGATGTGGGCCATTGTACTATTACCGCCGGTCGTTGCGATTGCACTCGGCAGTCCGATGCTGTTGTCAGTCTATGTGTTCTGCTATTTCGTATTGCCGTGGCTGGTCGCCGCATCGATGAAGAAGACACTGCAGACACGGCCGCTCTTTGTTGCGCTGATGCCCGTCGGATACTTCTTCGTCTCGCTTGCGGTTGCAAACTCCGTCTGGCGTGTGTGGCGCGACGGGGGGATCAGGTGGCGCGATACGTTTTATCCCCTCGCTGCCCTACGCTCGGGGAAGCGTGTGAGATTGTAG
- a CDS encoding DEAD/DEAH box helicase — MQVSSSFELLNEKVKQLLWRLEWGSLRDIQEKAIEPILVQHTDVVISAPTAAGKTEAAFLPILSSLSSNPRPGLGCLYISPLKALINDQFDRLELFCNQLGVTIQKWHGDVNQSRKNEVLNHAINILLITPESLEALFVHRGHSIPTLFESLSYIVVDELHSFIGSERGKQLQSLLRRIEVSTKRTIPRIALSATLGDLEFATQYLRPERNRSATIIESQSGGQEIKLQIRGFEIKEKAPENLFVDTASNEDDDSLESAYGDKIEIAQHLLKSLRGSNNLIFANSRSNTEQYADLLRELSERQHVPNEFYPHHGSLSRDLREDVEQRLKAQALPTTAVCTSTLELGIDIGSVKSIAQIGTPPSVSSMRQRLGRSGRRGEPAVMRIYIQEKEVTQHSSPLDCLRPQLVQSIALVNLLIKGWYEKPKDARLHLSTLIQQILSLLSQYGSLTAQELWRVLSLNAPFQSINQPVFSELLRCLGSADIISQSSDGSIVLGIKGERIVSHYSFYSAFTTPQEYQVYNSGKLLGTIPVSTTLSEGLCIVFSGRRWKVLSIDVDRRIIDVQHARGGKPPVFSGEGSSISKEVRNEMFAIYQSADVPAFLDRKATVLLAEARSFFQRYGLGGNNMLQQREDVLLFLWDSDVVANTILLQLKRLGFEVFNEGLALYISKTNSQIVNNALQRIVVTGFEQPTILASSVVNKVIEKYDSLLNEDLLNQEYAARFIDIEESRNLLLKT, encoded by the coding sequence ATGCAAGTATCATCAAGTTTTGAGCTTCTGAATGAGAAAGTCAAACAGTTACTATGGCGACTTGAGTGGGGTAGCCTTCGAGATATTCAAGAGAAGGCCATTGAACCGATTCTTGTACAGCACACTGATGTCGTTATCTCTGCACCAACGGCTGCGGGTAAGACGGAAGCAGCATTCTTACCGATACTATCGTCGCTAAGTTCCAACCCTCGCCCAGGACTCGGCTGCCTTTATATCAGTCCCCTAAAAGCACTGATAAATGATCAATTTGACCGTCTTGAACTGTTCTGCAACCAATTGGGGGTAACAATTCAGAAATGGCATGGTGACGTTAACCAATCCCGAAAGAACGAAGTATTAAATCATGCTATTAATATCCTACTTATCACCCCAGAATCGTTGGAGGCTCTATTCGTTCATAGAGGTCATAGTATTCCGACACTGTTCGAATCGTTAAGTTATATTGTTGTTGATGAGTTGCACTCATTTATTGGCTCGGAACGAGGCAAACAATTGCAATCGCTGCTTCGAAGAATCGAGGTGTCGACTAAACGGACGATCCCAAGGATTGCATTGAGTGCAACACTCGGAGACTTAGAATTCGCAACACAGTATCTGCGACCCGAGAGAAATCGCAGCGCCACGATCATTGAGTCACAGTCGGGTGGGCAAGAGATTAAGTTGCAGATTCGTGGATTCGAAATTAAGGAAAAGGCGCCCGAGAACTTATTTGTTGATACCGCCAGTAATGAAGACGACGACAGCCTAGAATCGGCCTATGGTGATAAAATTGAAATAGCTCAACATCTTCTGAAATCACTGCGTGGCTCAAATAATCTCATTTTTGCAAATAGTAGGTCTAATACAGAACAGTACGCAGATCTACTCCGAGAACTTTCGGAGAGACAACATGTGCCAAATGAATTCTACCCTCATCACGGGTCTCTTTCGAGGGATTTGCGAGAAGACGTAGAACAACGTCTTAAAGCGCAAGCGCTACCTACGACGGCGGTATGCACGTCGACATTGGAACTTGGGATTGATATAGGCTCAGTTAAAAGCATCGCACAAATTGGCACGCCCCCTTCTGTTTCTTCAATGCGACAGAGACTTGGAAGATCTGGTAGACGTGGCGAACCGGCCGTAATGAGAATATACATCCAAGAAAAGGAAGTCACCCAGCACTCCTCTCCATTAGATTGTTTACGTCCTCAATTGGTTCAGTCGATCGCACTTGTGAATCTGCTAATCAAAGGATGGTATGAAAAACCAAAAGATGCGAGGCTCCATCTTTCGACTCTCATCCAACAGATTCTCTCATTGCTATCTCAGTATGGCTCCTTAACAGCTCAGGAATTATGGAGGGTCCTGAGTCTAAATGCACCGTTTCAGAGCATCAACCAACCTGTATTTTCCGAGCTATTACGCTGCTTAGGATCTGCTGATATCATTTCTCAATCGTCGGACGGTAGTATTGTTCTTGGGATAAAAGGAGAACGTATCGTAAGCCATTATAGCTTCTACTCAGCGTTTACAACACCGCAAGAATACCAAGTCTATAACTCTGGAAAACTCCTAGGTACTATTCCGGTTTCAACTACCCTCTCGGAAGGACTTTGCATAGTATTTAGCGGACGTCGCTGGAAGGTACTATCAATTGATGTTGACAGGAGGATTATTGATGTACAGCATGCGCGAGGTGGGAAGCCACCTGTATTTTCAGGTGAAGGCAGTTCCATCTCAAAAGAGGTTCGAAACGAAATGTTCGCTATATATCAATCAGCCGACGTGCCTGCGTTTCTTGATCGGAAAGCTACGGTGTTGCTTGCAGAGGCGCGGAGTTTTTTTCAAAGGTATGGTCTTGGCGGGAACAACATGTTGCAGCAGCGAGAGGATGTACTTCTCTTCCTATGGGATTCAGATGTTGTCGCAAACACAATATTGCTTCAGTTGAAACGATTAGGGTTCGAAGTCTTTAATGAAGGGCTTGCGTTATACATTTCCAAAACAAACTCCCAGATTGTTAATAATGCCTTACAGAGAATTGTGGTCACTGGATTTGAGCAACCGACCATTCTCGCGAGTAGCGTTGTGAATAAGGTGATTGAAAAGTACGATTCTTTATTAAATGAGGATCTGTTGAATCAAGAATATGCGGCAAGATTTATTGATATTGAGGAGTCAAGAAATTTGTTGCTCAAGACTTGA
- a CDS encoding alpha/beta hydrolase: MKYLTLLLALGFASCMRLDSSLFDNSTLSEYTLADSVIPASAREPVVLTSEDGAKIYGYYVRSNGKHPETTILYCHGNKEHLQYYWDRVELLYKTGCNVFVFDYQGYGMSEGTPTEEHIYGDGRTALSFVLAHDSAVKHYCFYGFSLGGAVAIELAAHTMQPHAIITEDAFASADQLVQSGTILDVPHSYVMDGVYDNVGKVSQIHAPFLVLHGTADKFIDLEKNGQVLFAHANDPKQFIKIEGADHSEVPQKLGFNTYVSTVEAWFTK; this comes from the coding sequence ATGAAATATCTTACACTCCTTCTCGCACTCGGCTTCGCATCGTGCATGCGGCTCGACAGTTCGCTCTTCGATAATTCGACGCTCTCTGAATACACACTCGCAGATTCCGTCATCCCGGCTTCTGCTCGCGAGCCGGTCGTGCTGACCTCCGAAGACGGCGCGAAGATCTACGGATATTACGTTCGCTCGAACGGGAAGCATCCCGAAACGACGATCCTCTACTGTCACGGAAACAAAGAGCATCTGCAATACTATTGGGACCGAGTCGAACTACTCTACAAGACCGGTTGCAACGTCTTTGTCTTCGACTATCAAGGATACGGCATGAGCGAGGGCACGCCGACCGAAGAGCATATCTACGGCGACGGTCGCACGGCACTGTCGTTTGTGCTTGCCCACGACTCCGCCGTGAAGCACTACTGTTTCTACGGCTTCTCGCTCGGCGGCGCTGTTGCGATCGAACTTGCAGCACACACGATGCAGCCGCATGCGATCATCACCGAAGATGCATTCGCATCGGCCGATCAACTTGTGCAGAGCGGTACGATACTCGACGTCCCGCACAGTTATGTGATGGACGGCGTGTATGACAATGTCGGGAAAGTGAGCCAGATCCATGCGCCGTTTCTCGTCCTGCACGGCACGGCGGACAAGTTCATCGACCTCGAAAAGAACGGACAGGTGTTATTCGCTCATGCGAACGACCCGAAACAATTCATCAAGATCGAGGGAGCGGATCACAGCGAAGTCCCGCAGAAGTTGGGGTTCAATACGTATGTCAGCACAGTGGAAGCGTGGTTCACGAAGTAG
- a CDS encoding DsrE/DsrF/DrsH-like family protein, with protein MPDTLSQILEQTQVTASAEFHGEIKKMMIILSKASIENVYAAFVLANGARMEGIDAEIFFTFFGLEAIHKKKLEHLHVATVGNPAMHMPTMLGGLPGMEALATSMMMKEMDKLDIPPVHEFLDILKASGVKLWACRLAMDMFHYKPEDMYDDLDGVLTVGDFYKEGAGLGTHMLFV; from the coding sequence ATGCCAGATACCCTCAGCCAAATACTCGAACAAACTCAGGTAACCGCTTCGGCGGAATTTCACGGGGAGATCAAGAAGATGATGATCATCCTCTCGAAAGCATCCATCGAGAACGTCTATGCCGCATTCGTGCTCGCCAACGGCGCACGCATGGAAGGCATTGACGCCGAGATCTTCTTCACGTTCTTCGGCCTCGAGGCCATCCACAAGAAGAAACTCGAACATCTCCACGTCGCCACCGTCGGCAACCCGGCGATGCACATGCCGACGATGCTCGGCGGACTGCCCGGCATGGAAGCCCTCGCCACAAGCATGATGATGAAGGAAATGGACAAGCTCGACATCCCGCCGGTGCACGAATTCCTCGACATCCTTAAAGCCTCGGGCGTCAAACTCTGGGCCTGCCGCCTCGCGATGGACATGTTCCACTACAAACCCGAGGACATGTACGACGACCTCGATGGCGTACTGACCGTCGGCGATTTCTACAAAGAAGGTGCCGGCCTCGGCACGCACATGTTGTTTGTCTGA